Genomic DNA from Thermotoga petrophila RKU-1:
CTGGCTTCAAAAAATATTCCTTCAAGAAAAAGTGAAAAACATGGAGTTCTTTCTCTTCCAGAACAGGGTATCTGATGAGAATCTGGAAAAGATGATGAAACTTTTAAAATCGCGACTGAAGATCGTTCTGAGAAACGAGGGAATCGATGTGTTCCTTGAAACTCCAGAGTGGGTAGATAAAGAACACATCTCGCTGCTCCACGAAATGGGAGTTGTTTTGAGAAAGAAAAAGGGCATTCAACCTGCGCAGAATCCTATGGAACAGGCCTTTCTCACACTCAGAATAGGATACGATCAGTTCTTCGAAGAAGACTTTGACATGGAATCTTTTGTGAAAGATTTTATGGAAAAATTGAAAAGAATGTATGAGGTCCTCGTTTCAATGTTATAATAAATACCGTGCAAAAAC
This window encodes:
- a CDS encoding DUF4895 domain-containing protein, whose amino-acid sequence is MKRELELLLKETSVHNPLKDYESKLDNVHLHTFVLRIKRHRFPSLFLMVDTSDRRLLNLSVEDPFDREPCIYKVEADVPESMVAFYTKLFERVDSVSAGIFRMPLKVKVLRSAGNESWLQKIFLQEKVKNMEFFLFQNRVSDENLEKMMKLLKSRLKIVLRNEGIDVFLETPEWVDKEHISLLHEMGVVLRKKKGIQPAQNPMEQAFLTLRIGYDQFFEEDFDMESFVKDFMEKLKRMYEVLVSML